A portion of the Cellulophaga algicola DSM 14237 genome contains these proteins:
- a CDS encoding peptide MFS transporter: protein MENTVKPMEDPQLFGHPKGLFYLFFAELWERFSFYGMRALLTLYMVDVVFAALTTRDFAAAAVYASYGSLVYASTVIGGRISDKILGMRNSIFLGGILMAIGHFVLAVENNYAFFIALALIVVGNGFFKPNISTFVGSLYKEDDIRKDSGFVIFYMGINIGGFAAPLLCGWLGREYGWHYGFGLAGIGMLIGLITFWSGIKKNIFGDKGLPPTETILDKPILGIKQGLMIPILAVASVPLIAYLLSSYKALGEKGSFLEDDNIVNIIFYVIAIAIGAFLIKILIEANSDERKKLIVAILITFFITIFWGFHELSGSIITLFAARNVNLTFIDASQTNALNSMYIIILSIPISMLFTYLKKKKLDPRTPYKFGLGLAFAGISFFILSMSSGSADENGMVPFSYLLVMYFLISVGELFMSPVGLSKITDLSPKRIVAFMMGIWFLASAFAFQIVGFIGKQLAIESTDKNVGGLETLGIYTDGFGLVAKYALGASVIVLIASPLIKKLMGKVH from the coding sequence ATGGAAAATACGGTTAAACCAATGGAAGACCCACAACTGTTTGGGCATCCAAAAGGATTATTTTATTTATTCTTTGCGGAGCTTTGGGAGCGTTTTAGTTTTTATGGAATGCGGGCGTTGCTTACTCTTTATATGGTTGATGTTGTTTTCGCAGCACTAACTACTAGAGATTTTGCTGCAGCCGCAGTTTATGCTTCTTACGGTTCATTAGTTTACGCTTCAACAGTAATTGGAGGTCGTATTTCGGATAAAATATTAGGCATGCGAAATTCTATTTTCTTAGGAGGAATTTTAATGGCTATTGGTCACTTTGTATTAGCGGTAGAAAACAATTATGCATTTTTCATCGCCTTAGCGCTAATTGTAGTTGGGAATGGTTTTTTTAAACCAAATATTTCAACTTTCGTTGGGTCTCTTTATAAAGAAGATGATATTCGTAAAGACTCTGGTTTTGTCATTTTTTATATGGGTATTAATATTGGAGGCTTTGCTGCTCCATTACTTTGTGGGTGGCTAGGAAGAGAGTATGGCTGGCATTATGGTTTTGGTCTTGCTGGTATCGGGATGTTAATAGGCTTAATAACTTTTTGGAGCGGAATTAAAAAAAATATTTTTGGAGATAAAGGTTTGCCTCCAACAGAAACTATTTTAGATAAACCAATTCTAGGTATTAAGCAAGGTTTAATGATTCCTATTCTTGCGGTAGCATCAGTACCTTTGATTGCATATTTACTTTCTTCTTATAAAGCATTAGGAGAGAAAGGGAGTTTTCTTGAAGATGATAATATTGTGAACATAATATTTTATGTAATCGCAATTGCCATAGGTGCTTTTTTAATTAAAATTTTAATTGAAGCTAATTCAGATGAACGTAAAAAATTAATAGTCGCCATTTTAATTACTTTCTTTATCACTATTTTTTGGGGTTTTCATGAGCTTTCAGGAAGTATTATTACGTTGTTTGCTGCCCGGAATGTTAATCTAACTTTTATAGATGCGTCTCAAACCAATGCATTAAATTCAATGTATATCATTATTTTATCTATTCCAATCTCAATGTTGTTCACGTATCTAAAGAAGAAAAAATTAGATCCAAGAACACCTTATAAATTTGGTCTAGGTCTTGCTTTTGCTGGGATTAGTTTCTTTATTCTTTCTATGAGTAGTGGGAGCGCCGATGAAAATGGAATGGTGCCATTTTCTTATTTATTGGTAATGTATTTCTTAATTTCGGTAGGGGAATTGTTCATGTCTCCTGTAGGCTTATCTAAAATTACAGATTTATCCCCAAAGAGAATTGTTGCTTTTATGATGGGAATTTGGTTTTTAGCATCAGCGTTTGCTTTTCAAATTGTTGGTTTTATAGGGAAACAGTTGGCTATAGAGAGTACCGATAAAAATGTAGGAGGTTTAGAGACCTTAGGAATTTATACAGACGGATTTGGTTTGGTAGCTAAATATGCACTTGGTGCATCGGTGATTGTTTTAATTGCATCACCATTAATTAAAAAATTAATGGGTAAGGTCCATTAA
- a CDS encoding S9 family peptidase, with protein MKKLTLIFFFILSASNLTFAQKKAITLEEIWGGAFRTEGLDEIRSLNNGTQYTVLNFDRNTRTTSIDIYDYASQAKVGTVVNSAKLENIPYFTSYEFTADESKVLLATEVESIFRRSSLGIYYIFDVKSGKTIKISENKIQEPTLSPDNTKVAYVFENNIYIFDISKNTTAKITKDGVKNKIINGVTDWVYEEEFAFVRAFDWNADGSKIAFLRFDETNVPEFSMDVYGTELYQTQQVFKYPKAGEDNAIVSLHMLDVKSSEISNVALPSSYYIPRIKWMNDANLLSVQTLNRHQDNLTLYAINAKNNKVSVLLEEKDAAYVDVTDNLTFLADDSFIWTSEKDGFNHIYLYNENGKLMNQITKGSWEVTSYYGYDQDEDRVYYQSTENGSINRGVYSIDSKGKNKRKLAIKDGQNNADFSADFTYFINNFSNTNTPSEYSLHEALSGKRVKEIVDNKALLSKLDGYEISPKEFSSLLINGNELNMWMIKPADFDASKKYPLFMFQYSGPGSQSVSNSWMGSNDYWYQLLASEGYVVVCVDGRGTGFKGRDFKKITQKELGKYEVEDQIAAAKKLSDLPYIDADRTGIWGWSYGGFMSTNCILKGNDTFEMAIAVAPVTSWAFYDTIYTERYMQTPQENPSGYDDNSPFNYPELLKGKYLLVHGTGDDNVHVQNTMRMVEALVQANKPFDWAIYPDKNHGIYGGNTRLHLFTKMTNFIKENL; from the coding sequence ATGAAAAAATTAACGCTTATTTTCTTTTTTATTTTAAGTGCTTCTAACCTTACATTTGCACAAAAAAAAGCAATTACCCTTGAAGAAATTTGGGGTGGTGCATTTAGAACAGAAGGATTAGATGAAATTAGGTCTTTAAATAACGGAACTCAGTACACCGTATTAAATTTTGATAGGAACACTAGAACAACAAGTATTGATATTTATGACTACGCTAGTCAGGCCAAAGTGGGTACAGTAGTAAATTCAGCAAAATTAGAGAACATTCCTTATTTTACTTCCTATGAATTTACAGCAGATGAAAGCAAAGTATTGTTGGCTACCGAAGTTGAATCAATATTTAGAAGATCATCTTTAGGGATTTATTACATTTTTGATGTAAAATCTGGGAAGACCATTAAAATTTCTGAAAATAAGATTCAAGAGCCTACGCTATCTCCTGATAATACTAAAGTAGCTTATGTTTTTGAAAATAACATCTACATATTTGATATTTCGAAAAATACGACGGCTAAAATTACTAAGGACGGCGTAAAGAATAAGATTATTAATGGGGTTACAGACTGGGTATATGAAGAAGAGTTTGCTTTTGTAAGAGCTTTTGATTGGAATGCAGATGGATCTAAAATAGCTTTTCTAAGGTTTGATGAAACAAATGTTCCAGAATTTTCTATGGATGTTTATGGTACGGAATTATACCAAACACAACAGGTTTTTAAATACCCAAAGGCTGGAGAAGACAATGCTATTGTAAGTTTACATATGCTAGATGTTAAATCATCTGAAATTTCTAATGTAGCTTTACCATCGTCGTACTATATTCCGCGAATTAAATGGATGAACGATGCTAATTTACTTAGTGTTCAAACCTTAAATAGACATCAAGATAATTTAACGCTATATGCTATAAATGCTAAAAACAACAAAGTATCAGTTCTTCTAGAGGAGAAAGATGCCGCCTATGTTGATGTTACCGATAATTTAACCTTTTTAGCAGATGATAGTTTTATCTGGACGAGTGAGAAAGATGGTTTTAATCATATCTACTTGTATAATGAGAACGGTAAATTAATGAATCAGATTACCAAAGGGTCTTGGGAAGTAACAAGCTATTATGGTTATGATCAAGATGAAGATAGAGTGTATTATCAATCTACAGAAAATGGTTCTATCAATAGAGGTGTGTACAGCATAGATAGTAAAGGAAAAAATAAACGTAAGCTTGCGATTAAAGATGGTCAGAATAATGCTGATTTCAGTGCTGATTTTACCTACTTTATCAATAATTTTTCAAATACAAATACCCCTTCAGAATATAGCTTACATGAGGCTTTGTCTGGTAAGCGCGTTAAGGAGATAGTAGATAATAAGGCATTGCTTTCAAAATTAGACGGCTATGAAATTAGTCCCAAAGAATTTTCTTCGCTTTTAATAAATGGGAATGAGCTGAATATGTGGATGATAAAACCTGCAGATTTTGATGCTTCTAAAAAATATCCATTATTTATGTTTCAATATAGCGGACCAGGGTCTCAATCTGTATCTAACTCTTGGATGGGTTCAAATGATTATTGGTATCAGCTTTTGGCATCGGAAGGTTATGTTGTTGTTTGTGTTGATGGTCGAGGAACAGGATTTAAAGGGAGAGATTTTAAGAAAATTACACAAAAGGAATTAGGAAAATACGAAGTAGAAGATCAAATTGCTGCGGCTAAAAAGTTAAGTGATTTGCCTTATATTGACGCAGATAGAACTGGTATTTGGGGATGGAGCTATGGTGGTTTCATGTCTACCAATTGTATTTTAAAAGGGAATGATACTTTTGAAATGGCAATTGCCGTTGCGCCAGTTACTTCATGGGCATTTTATGATACTATATATACAGAGCGTTACATGCAAACACCACAAGAAAACCCAAGTGGCTATGATGATAATTCGCCATTTAATTATCCGGAACTTTTAAAAGGTAAATATTTATTGGTACATGGTACGGGTGATGATAATGTACATGTGCAAAATACAATGCGTATGGTTGAGGCATTAGTGCAAGCGAATAAACCATTTGATTGGGCTATATATCCAGACAAAAATCATGGAATTTACGGAGGAAATACAAGGCTTCACTTGTTTACTAAAATGACTAATTTTATTAAAGAAAACTTATAA
- a CDS encoding hydroxymethylglutaryl-CoA reductase, degradative: MNTPIEGFSKLTKDEKIAWLAKSYTTNSAETISILKRYWNSDKMLQKLHDEFIENTITNYYLPFGIAPNFLINDKLYAIPMAIEESSVVAAASKAAKFWLKRGGFKTTVINTEKVGQVHFMYTGEFEKLESFFNSITTKLIADAKDITKNMEKRGGGVSKIVLRNKTAELKNYYQLHCTFETLDAMGANFINSCLEQFAQTLKREFTASPKFKTHDEQLEIVMSILSNYVPNCLVRAEVSCPIDQLSEDKSVSTLEFAEKIIRAIQIAKIEPYRAVTHNKGIMNGIDAVVLATGNDFRAIEAGIHAYAARDGKYSSLTNASIDDGIFKFWIEIPLALGTVGGLTGLHPLVKLALEILQNPSAKDLMQIVAVAGLAQNFAAVRSLVTTGIQQGHMKMHLMNILNQLGASELDKKTLVDHFKHNTVTHSAVISAYNSLQEKR, encoded by the coding sequence ATGAACACTCCTATTGAAGGATTTTCCAAGCTTACAAAAGATGAAAAAATAGCATGGTTAGCTAAAAGCTATACAACCAATTCAGCCGAAACAATTTCTATATTAAAAAGATATTGGAACTCTGATAAAATGCTACAGAAACTTCATGATGAATTCATAGAAAACACCATTACCAACTATTACCTACCTTTTGGTATTGCTCCTAATTTTCTAATTAACGATAAACTGTATGCCATTCCTATGGCTATTGAAGAAAGCTCCGTAGTTGCTGCAGCAAGTAAAGCTGCTAAATTTTGGCTAAAGCGTGGTGGTTTTAAAACAACGGTTATCAATACAGAAAAAGTAGGACAGGTTCATTTTATGTATACTGGCGAATTTGAGAAACTAGAATCTTTCTTTAATTCTATAACTACTAAGTTAATAGCAGACGCTAAAGACATTACCAAAAACATGGAGAAACGAGGAGGTGGTGTTTCAAAAATAGTATTGCGAAACAAAACAGCCGAACTAAAAAATTATTACCAACTCCATTGCACCTTTGAAACATTAGATGCTATGGGAGCAAATTTTATTAACTCCTGTTTAGAGCAATTTGCTCAAACCCTAAAAAGAGAATTTACAGCATCTCCTAAATTTAAAACACATGACGAGCAGTTAGAAATTGTTATGAGTATTTTAAGTAATTATGTTCCTAACTGTTTGGTTAGAGCAGAAGTAAGTTGCCCTATTGATCAGTTAAGTGAAGACAAGAGTGTATCTACTTTAGAATTTGCAGAAAAAATTATCAGAGCCATACAAATTGCTAAAATTGAACCTTATCGCGCAGTAACGCACAACAAAGGAATCATGAATGGCATTGATGCTGTTGTTTTAGCTACAGGAAACGACTTTAGAGCTATTGAGGCAGGAATACATGCCTATGCAGCAAGAGACGGAAAATACAGCAGCTTAACTAATGCTAGCATAGATGATGGTATTTTTAAATTTTGGATTGAAATTCCACTTGCTTTAGGTACTGTGGGCGGACTTACAGGGCTGCACCCTCTTGTTAAATTGGCGTTAGAAATTCTTCAAAACCCTTCTGCTAAAGACTTGATGCAAATTGTTGCCGTAGCTGGCTTAGCGCAAAATTTTGCCGCAGTACGCTCTTTGGTTACCACCGGCATTCAACAAGGACATATGAAAATGCACTTGATGAATATATTAAATCAATTAGGCGCTTCTGAACTTGATAAAAAGACTTTGGTTGATCATTTCAAACACAATACAGTTACCCATAGTGCCGTAATTTCAGCATATAATTCCTTGCAAGAAAAAAGATGA
- a CDS encoding GYDIA family GHMP kinase, which yields MIKNFYSNGKLLITGEYGVLDGAISLALPTKLGQSLSITPNTTNTLHWQSIDYLKTIWFEVTFEINTLAITATTDQQTAEVLQTMLLEAKKLNPLFLVDQAGYRAQTTLDFPRDWGLGSSSTLLNNLAEWASINPYVLLWNSFTGSGYDIACAKHNTPILYQLIHKKPIVTEVAFCPEFSDAIYFVHLNKKQNSREGIANYRKANFDRPQFISEINTLTNAITHCNDLEIFKNLISKHETIISKALSLKSVKSLLFPDYEGAIKSLGAWGGDFILAVGDNNTPSYFKDKGYKTTISYKDMIL from the coding sequence ATGATTAAAAACTTTTACAGTAACGGTAAACTATTAATCACAGGAGAATATGGCGTTTTAGATGGTGCTATAAGCTTGGCGCTACCTACTAAATTAGGACAATCATTAAGTATAACGCCCAATACTACAAACACACTTCATTGGCAAAGTATTGATTATTTAAAAACTATATGGTTTGAAGTAACATTTGAGATAAACACACTCGCCATTACAGCTACTACGGACCAACAAACCGCAGAGGTGCTACAAACCATGCTATTGGAAGCAAAAAAATTAAATCCACTATTCTTAGTAGATCAAGCAGGCTATAGGGCACAAACCACATTAGACTTTCCAAGAGATTGGGGCTTAGGTTCTTCTTCTACATTATTAAATAACCTAGCAGAATGGGCGTCAATAAACCCTTATGTTTTATTATGGAATTCATTTACCGGAAGTGGTTATGATATTGCATGCGCAAAGCACAACACGCCAATTTTATATCAGCTAATACATAAAAAGCCTATAGTAACGGAGGTTGCTTTTTGTCCTGAATTTAGTGACGCCATATATTTTGTACATCTAAATAAAAAACAAAATAGCAGAGAAGGTATTGCTAACTATCGAAAAGCAAATTTTGATAGGCCTCAATTTATTTCTGAAATAAATACACTAACCAATGCCATTACTCATTGTAATGATCTGGAAATATTCAAAAACTTAATTTCCAAACATGAAACTATTATCAGCAAAGCCTTAAGTCTAAAGTCCGTTAAATCTCTTTTATTTCCTGATTACGAAGGAGCTATCAAGAGTCTAGGTGCTTGGGGCGGCGATTTTATTTTAGCTGTTGGAGATAACAATACCCCTTCTTACTTTAAAGATAAAGGCTATAAAACTACAATTTCCTATAAGGATATGATATTGTAA
- a CDS encoding peptidylprolyl isomerase has protein sequence MAILDKIRRKTTILILIIGLALFAFVVSGIFSTNAFSGAKVGSSVADVNGEEVSIDGFREQVEVASKSYGASASSMQIVNNVYEQNVRNAVLDQQFEKLGIVVEQDQIVNFLRTNPTYSQLPQFLNENGVFDESKFINFIADLKKNNPAGYQQWLQEEKNIIRAAKEQIYFNLIRAGVGTTLKEGELDYKLANDKLDISYVRVPYTSILDSTVAVSKSEIEAYVKAHKEDFKQDNSRDIQFVYFEEKVSLKDENEVKEKINALLNDNQVFSKEKDTTETVRGFRNTTDNIAFLDINSDTKFDTIYKPKSSLPANVADTLVKLSIGTIYGPYRDGNTFKVSKLTGKRAGGNVKASHILIAFSGASNAGEEVTRTKEEAESKAKEVLAEAKKSGAVFADLAKENSDGPSGPRGGDLGFFQKGAMVKPFNDFVFNNGAGSIGLVETDFGFHIVKVEEKQDLYQVANLVREIEPSEETIDLLFQDATKFEMSTVENKSKFEEIAKKDNYVVRPVNKLNPMDENLPGLGAQRPIVQWAFNADSEIGDVKRFDLNDGYAVVRLTAKYAKGLMTSEDASAVVLPVLRKQKKAAMIMDKNKGKSFDAFAKDNNVSAATASAISVKSPTIAGAGREPAVAGTAYVLAEGKTSGLIEGESGVYMVTVTKKTAATKLDNYSTFANTLKASNATRVNSSVYQALKAASEIEDNRSMFY, from the coding sequence ATGGCAATTTTAGATAAAATTAGAAGAAAAACTACCATCTTGATTTTAATCATTGGTTTGGCATTATTTGCATTTGTAGTTTCTGGGATATTCAGTACAAACGCTTTTTCCGGTGCTAAGGTAGGTTCTTCAGTAGCCGATGTTAATGGCGAAGAAGTTTCAATTGATGGGTTTAGAGAACAAGTAGAAGTTGCTTCTAAAAGTTATGGAGCAAGTGCTTCTTCAATGCAAATTGTAAATAACGTTTATGAGCAAAATGTAAGAAACGCTGTTTTAGATCAACAATTTGAGAAATTAGGTATTGTTGTAGAACAAGATCAAATTGTAAATTTCTTGAGAACGAACCCAACGTATTCTCAATTACCACAGTTCTTAAATGAAAATGGTGTATTTGACGAAAGTAAGTTCATCAACTTTATAGCTGATTTAAAAAAGAATAATCCTGCTGGTTACCAACAATGGTTACAAGAAGAAAAAAATATTATTCGCGCAGCAAAAGAGCAGATTTATTTTAATCTAATAAGAGCGGGAGTAGGGACTACTTTAAAAGAAGGAGAGTTAGATTATAAATTAGCTAATGATAAGTTAGATATTAGTTATGTGAGAGTACCTTATACATCTATTTTAGATAGTACAGTTGCTGTTAGTAAAAGTGAGATTGAAGCTTATGTAAAAGCTCATAAAGAAGATTTTAAGCAAGACAATAGTAGAGATATTCAATTTGTTTACTTTGAAGAAAAAGTTTCTTTAAAGGATGAAAACGAAGTTAAAGAGAAAATCAATGCTTTGTTAAATGATAATCAAGTTTTTAGTAAAGAAAAAGATACTACAGAAACGGTAAGAGGTTTTAGAAATACAACCGATAATATTGCTTTCTTAGATATTAATTCAGATACTAAATTTGATACAATTTATAAGCCAAAATCAAGTCTTCCAGCAAATGTAGCAGATACTTTAGTAAAATTATCTATAGGAACTATCTACGGCCCTTACCGTGATGGGAATACATTTAAAGTTTCTAAGTTAACAGGTAAACGTGCTGGCGGAAATGTAAAAGCTAGTCATATTCTTATTGCATTTTCGGGAGCAAGTAATGCAGGTGAAGAAGTTACAAGAACAAAAGAAGAAGCAGAAAGTAAAGCAAAAGAGGTTTTAGCAGAAGCTAAGAAGTCAGGAGCTGTTTTTGCAGATTTAGCAAAAGAAAATTCAGATGGTCCTTCTGGTCCTAGAGGAGGAGATTTAGGTTTCTTTCAAAAAGGAGCTATGGTTAAGCCATTTAATGATTTTGTTTTTAATAATGGTGCTGGTTCAATTGGTTTAGTAGAAACAGATTTTGGATTCCATATTGTTAAGGTAGAAGAAAAGCAAGACCTTTATCAGGTAGCAAACTTAGTGCGTGAAATAGAGCCTTCTGAAGAGACAATAGATTTACTTTTCCAAGATGCTACTAAATTTGAAATGTCTACAGTAGAAAATAAATCTAAGTTTGAAGAAATAGCAAAGAAAGACAACTACGTTGTTAGACCTGTAAATAAATTAAATCCTATGGATGAAAATTTACCAGGATTAGGTGCACAACGTCCAATTGTTCAATGGGCATTTAATGCTGATTCTGAAATTGGAGATGTAAAACGTTTTGATTTAAATGATGGGTATGCAGTGGTTAGGTTAACTGCTAAATATGCAAAAGGATTAATGACTTCAGAAGATGCTTCTGCAGTAGTATTGCCTGTATTGCGTAAGCAGAAAAAAGCAGCTATGATCATGGATAAAAACAAAGGCAAATCTTTTGATGCCTTTGCAAAAGATAATAATGTTTCTGCAGCTACAGCTTCAGCAATATCTGTTAAATCTCCTACAATTGCAGGAGCAGGTAGAGAGCCCGCTGTTGCAGGTACTGCGTATGTTTTAGCGGAAGGTAAAACGTCTGGTTTAATCGAAGGAGAAAGTGGTGTGTATATGGTAACAGTTACCAAGAAGACAGCTGCAACTAAATTAGATAACTATAGTACGTTTGCAAATACGTTAAAAGCTTCTAATGCTACAAGAGTTAATTCTTCTGTATATCAAGCATTAAAGGCTGCATCTGAGATAGAAGATAATAGATCAATGTTTTATTAA
- a CDS encoding hemolysin family protein: protein MGTSIVIIIFCLILSAFFSGMEIAFISANKIHIEIEKKQEGFLAQVLTRLTKKPSKFIATMLIGNNIALVVYGFYMGDLLMLWFQSFGNFENVILRTLFQDFSLLTQTVISTLVILLTAEFLPKVLFQIYSNTLLKALAVPAYLFYLLFSMISEFIIKISDIILKVFFKTDGDEVQLAFSKIELGDYITEQMEAVEREDEVDSEIQIFQKALEFAAVKARDVMVPRTEIEAVEIHESPKNLTKRFSDTGYSKILIYKDTVDNIIGYVHSYELFSKPKTIKSILMPVEFVPETMLISDILNNLIKKRKSIAVVLDEYGGTSGIMTVEDIVEELFGEIEDEHDSTDLFEEQVSDTFYKFSARLDVDYINENYRLELPESDEYGTLGGLIVNETGEIPDKDSQIKINNFLFTVLEVSSTKIDLVSLEIIEKD from the coding sequence TTGGGAACTTCAATTGTTATTATAATTTTTTGTTTAATACTTTCTGCCTTTTTCTCAGGTATGGAGATTGCTTTTATTTCAGCAAATAAAATTCATATTGAAATAGAAAAAAAACAAGAAGGTTTTTTAGCTCAGGTGCTTACTAGATTAACCAAAAAGCCCTCTAAATTTATTGCAACCATGTTAATTGGTAACAACATAGCACTTGTTGTTTACGGTTTTTATATGGGCGATTTGTTGATGCTGTGGTTTCAGAGTTTTGGCAATTTTGAAAATGTTATTCTTAGAACCTTATTTCAAGACTTTAGTTTATTAACGCAAACCGTAATATCTACTTTAGTGATATTGCTTACAGCAGAATTTTTACCAAAAGTGCTTTTTCAGATATATTCAAATACACTTCTTAAAGCATTGGCTGTACCAGCTTATTTGTTTTATCTCTTGTTCTCAATGATATCAGAGTTTATTATTAAAATTTCTGATATTATACTAAAAGTCTTTTTTAAAACTGATGGAGATGAAGTGCAGCTTGCGTTTAGTAAGATAGAATTAGGCGATTATATCACGGAGCAAATGGAGGCTGTTGAAAGAGAGGACGAAGTAGATTCTGAGATTCAAATTTTTCAAAAGGCTTTAGAATTCGCTGCGGTAAAAGCTAGAGATGTTATGGTTCCGAGAACGGAAATAGAAGCGGTAGAAATCCATGAATCTCCTAAAAATTTAACAAAACGGTTTTCAGATACAGGGTATTCTAAAATTTTAATTTATAAGGATACAGTAGATAATATTATTGGTTATGTGCATTCTTATGAGCTTTTTAGTAAGCCAAAGACGATAAAAAGCATTTTAATGCCTGTAGAATTTGTTCCAGAGACCATGTTAATTAGTGATATTCTAAATAATCTAATCAAAAAGCGAAAGAGTATTGCTGTGGTTTTAGATGAATATGGTGGTACTTCTGGTATAATGACGGTAGAAGATATTGTAGAAGAATTATTCGGGGAAATTGAAGATGAACACGATTCAACAGACCTTTTTGAAGAGCAAGTATCCGATACTTTTTATAAATTTTCTGCGCGCTTAGATGTCGATTATATAAATGAAAACTATAGACTAGAGCTTCCTGAGAGCGATGAATACGGTACTCTTGGTGGTTTGATTGTAAATGAGACAGGAGAAATTCCAGATAAAGATTCGCAAATTAAAATTAATAACTTCTTGTTTACCGTGTTAGAGGTGTCAAGTACCAAGATAGATTTGGTTTCTCTAGAAATTATTGAGAAAGACTAA
- the lptC gene encoding LPS export ABC transporter periplasmic protein LptC, producing the protein MIKNKVFTFKSIAVVYTMAMLFFACSDDYERVGEEAKKNLYPQGVAENYKLVYTEAKEVLSSEEVSSSHKIAVLTGEISEDFENLSFPHRTFPKGIRVEFFDKDGNKSVILSDYAIIYSGTSVIDLQGNVVIEMQDGKRLETTQLYYDQHNEWIFTQEKFKFSDEKDGTLIHGMGMDFNRDFTILNAHKTGDGYKIIKDKEIDG; encoded by the coding sequence ATGATAAAAAATAAAGTATTTACATTTAAAAGCATTGCTGTGGTTTACACCATGGCAATGCTTTTTTTTGCTTGTTCAGATGATTATGAAAGAGTCGGGGAAGAAGCTAAAAAGAATTTATACCCACAGGGTGTAGCTGAAAATTATAAACTAGTATATACAGAGGCAAAAGAAGTCTTGTCTAGTGAAGAGGTATCTTCTAGTCATAAAATAGCAGTATTAACGGGAGAAATTAGTGAAGACTTTGAAAATCTTTCATTTCCACACCGTACTTTTCCTAAAGGAATACGTGTAGAATTTTTCGACAAAGACGGTAATAAAAGTGTAATTTTGTCAGATTATGCTATAATTTATTCAGGAACTAGCGTTATTGATTTACAAGGTAATGTGGTGATAGAAATGCAAGATGGCAAACGTTTAGAAACAACACAGTTGTATTACGACCAACATAATGAGTGGATCTTTACACAGGAAAAATTTAAATTTTCTGATGAAAAAGACGGTACGCTAATTCATGGAATGGGAATGGATTTCAATAGAGATTTCACTATTTTGAATGCACACAAAACAGGAGACGGGTACAAGATAATTAAAGACAAAGAAATAGATGGTTAA